Within the Vigna angularis cultivar LongXiaoDou No.4 chromosome 10, ASM1680809v1, whole genome shotgun sequence genome, the region TACAGTTTATGTTTCCCGTCAGTTTTGTTACATTAACAAGAGTATAAGACCTagacaatatataaatattattaattatttggttAGCATTAAAACTGATAATGAAAACaagctaaaaaataaaaatggttgattagtaaattaagaaataactttacaatttttatatgataCTGTTGTAGAGACAAACAATTAACCAACCTATTCATCCACTTTCCAGCCCTTTCGAACATTAAACTTGAAATCAGTAATTTTTTGTACtacttatttgaaaaatatggtGAACACTTACTTTTCTAACTCTTCTATTCACATTTACGTAATGAAAATATTCTCAATTTTtctcaaatattatattatgataattaatttactcaTGTTCATATAAAAAAAGTGCATAGATGTTAGGACTGTTTTGAATGtacatttatttatgttttctttgaaCAATTAACCTAAAGCTACATCTTGTTAAGGGTAATGGTAAtatcaaacttaaaaaataaaggaCTGCAATTAGTCAAActagaaaaaaaaggaagtaCATGGATATTTAATGATAGATACTATTACATCAGTTCCTAAACTATTTAACTGTGCCACTGCATTGGAAGGTCTGATACCTGATACTTTCTATAAATATGCAGGCGAGTTTGGAATCAAACTTTAATTTACTTGCCAACTATATAatagttctttttcttttattaaacctataaaaaataaaagtaaaagctACGAACTGGAGGATTCAATTGGGTAATTCAAACTCTAGGTATTTTCATGCTACGGATTGTAGAAGATATAGGACTGAGATTAATGGTGCTGAAAGCTTAGGACAGTGGTTTGAGGACCCCACTACTGTGAAAAGCAAGGTAAAAGGGTTTTTCCAAGAAGTACTGACGGAgacataaaatttgtttttatctctaaTGTAGATAACATAACACTAACAAGTGGGTTCACGGAACTAGAAACTAAGGAAAGCTATATGGCAATATGAAAGGGATAAAGGTcatatataaagttaaaaatattgaagTTAAGTGGGTTTGGAACATGAAGAAACacaagaatatatatttaaatcacCGTATAAGAAATCTCAGGATGAGATTAGAGAAGAAGACCCCAACTTATTTGAATTACTTTGGAAATTAAATGTCGTCTTTTCTACACAATATTTTGTATGGAGAGTCATATTTCATAGATATGAAAATGTGATTAACTGAGGGATCATGGTAGGCAACACAATGTTTGTTATGTGTGCAACAAGTATATAAATGGTGGGCCTTCTTGGGTTGTAGGATTGTAGGAAAAGTATGGTATATGCACCATCGCTGGTAGGAGTAACTACAATACACCATAAAGATTATTAGTACTAGTTTCTAAGGTATTAGGACTAGTGAAACTATGACGTGAATGTTGGAGTATGTTAGAAATTGTATTGTAAAGATTATTTGATCAGGTTTATCTTACGACTTTATCATCAATTACATTGTTATTTTGATACAATGAAGTGctagaaaatcaaaattaattcactttgtatttttactttttttctaaacCAATAATGAAGCATTAATTTAACTAAACACCAACTCGTTACGGCTTTCGACCTAGATTAACCCATCACAAAATTCGACAACAAACACAtctattttatatatcattatCACATTAAGACAAAGCTAACTGATAATGATAATATTCAGCGGATGTAATGTTGGGGGACATTAACCTGTTCTGTTGTCATACACATAAACAGTTGGGAAGCACGGATAGAGAGCAATAGTAATGTGAAAAGTATATAAACATTTGtcttatgtaaaaatatattttcaaaacaacttttaaaattggaatgcttaagatgtttttttttaaaagggaaTTTTCAGTATATCAGTACTCTATTTTGGATAATTCAAAGTGAAATTTTTATACTAAATGTTTTAGGAGGGTCTGCTGCTAAGAGTGGTGTTATAGACTCAATAAATCTCACTTTCATCACCTTAAAtcgtttaaatttaattgaaccTCACaatgattaaattatttaaattttattcaacctcacaaaatgatttatattttgatcAAATATAATCTTACAGATCTGATATCTCTAACACTCGTATTCTTAAAAATAGACGAGCAAATACTCAAGGATAACAGCATAAAGTTAGAAAACATGATAAACAAGTAagtaataaatatgaatattttgaaataataataaaaaaaagcagGAACTGAAAAGGAAATGGGAATAGGGAGCTTAGAGACCTACCACCTTGATCCTGACCCCATTTTCTTAAAGATGacagaaacaaaatttaagcCACAGGTTTTCACTTAGGGTACGGTTTTTATACGTATTATAGTAACAATCACCTACTGCTGTACTCCTCCAATATATCCTTCCATGTATGCATATGACTGATTCGGGTTACCTTACAACAGTTCGGCATTGAAAATGGGAAGGATGCCGTGCTGTGAGAAGGTAGGGTTGAAGAAAGGACGATGGACTCCAGAAGAAGACAGGAAGCTCCTCGACTACGTTCGGAAGCATGGTCATGGAAACTGGCGTTCAGTGCCTGCCAAAGCGGGTAATAACAACTTCCGTGtaccttttttttctcaatcaatGAGTGTGCATGTTGTTGATATTGAGGATTTAAAGGTTCAAATCCCGATTTTATTTGTTACATATGtatgatttatatatttgttacaACTTCCGTGTATGATTTGTTACATTGTTGTTACATTTTATTTGTTACAGATGGTCAATCATAGCAGCTCACCTGCCCCAAAGAACAGACAATGAGATCAAGAACTATTGGAATACCAACATCAAGAAAAGACTCATCAGAATGGGCTTAGATCCCATTACCCACAAAACAATTAAGCAGAACACGTTTGAACCCTTTGGTGTTGGCCATGACCAGTCCAAGGACACCACCAATATCAGCCACGTGGCTCAATGGGAGGGTGCTCGACTTGAAGCTGAAGCCAGAGGATCTCAGTTGCAAGTTATTGGATCCGGATCTTCGCAACTCTCTGGGCTAATTTTAAGCAAAATTCCAACTGAACCTTATCTTTCATCACATTCAGTGTCAACCGAAAACAACACAGCGTATAACATGTATGCCCTCGTGCTTGCCACAAATAATGATTTTCGGTCATCTGTATCCACTTTGAGCATTCCAATGCTTCCTGGTGTTTCTAATACTCCACATATCAGGAATAAGGAAAGTTCACTTTCATATAAGAGTGATAATAGTATCATGGGAGCTAGTGGCCAAAGTCAAAAGGAAATAGAAGGTTGGGTATCAAACTTACAATATGATATTGTGGTGGCTGTGGAAGCATTCAGAACAGCAAGGTCTGAGAGTATCGACGAGCTGTTTAATGAATACACTTCCATTTAGAAGGTCTAATATGacgttttctttcaaaatatctGTGATTCGTAGTTTCTTCTGTTTGAAGGGTTTTTCAGTTTCATGTCAGGTTGGGTGTCCGTATGTGTCTCACCCACGTTATGCTTTCTGGTATCATGAAAcagattattatatttttgttttcgcATGTTCCGATGCTCTATTCTTTAGCATTCCTTGTGCTTAAGATTTAGTTCCCTTTAGTTTTAGTGaaatatttcttataaaaaactACATACTGTGAGTGCCAGGGTCGTGATGTTGCATGTTACTATAATCTCTATATGGTATTTAGCAACATTCATTGAAAACCATACGATGAAAAGATATGCATGTATCAATTGTTTTTCGGAAAGTGTTCGTAtgattgttaaaatatcattttccataATTAAAAGAGTTAACATAGTTTTCTCATTTAGTCAATGTTACTTTAGTTTCAGTCTCGTTGGCCGTACATTCAATACTACATCGTGTTAGTAATGGAAGACGTCATTTTGCATTAGGTAATAATAtattgacatattttttttataaccttTTATCACTGAAACGTGTCAAAAGGTCATTAGTCCAGCTGATAAGAtgttttaatagaaaaaaagtgACGTGAAAAAGCTCCTTTTTGGAATTTAGTTTTAAGGGTTTAAACTGCATTTTCGTTTATTAGACCTTCTTAACGGAAGAGCATTGTTCATCGAACCACCATTTTATCCTTGTTTGTGTCGAAGTTTTGTCGTTCCTTAGTCGTGGGTTTCATCTTTGTCTTTTGCTTTAGGTTTTCGGACCCTTTTTTGTAACGTGGAcggttttatgttttttttttattattttggtttgcactttttaaatcttttttcgTTAACATTaggtttttcctctttcttgGTTCCACATTCTTGTGTGactttgttttgttctttcgtGATTGTTCATTGTAGGGTTTTTTTTGTTCAGTGTCTTTTTTCGTTGGTTTGACTCTGTTTCTTTTTCGTGTGTTTAGGCATTatggttttttgtttttacaataATGGAGTACATTCCAGAAAAAAGTAAGTAAATGCGTGTAAGTagaattgttttttttacattgaatCTTGTTTTTCGAATGACTGATTGTTTGTCTTTTGCGTAAGAAGGTCAAGACATTTGttcacatatttttaatataaaaaatattcattctgGTCCTAATGCATTCTTAATGTCATGAATGGTAGCAAGACCAATTCTGTAGgtgtttttttaaatgttttgttgACAGCTTtggtttattatatatttttaatggttATCATTCATTATCCTAGGGATTCATTAACATGAgagaatattttttgtattaaaattttgtgaaaaaaatgtgTTGGAGCTTTTGCAAATGATAAAACAATCAACCATTAGAAAGCAAGATTCAATGTAGAAAAGATAAATTCCACTTATATCATTTACTTACCTTCCTTTCAACTTTTTGGACTCTATTGctacaaaaacaaaagataacaacatttttttttacaacattttaatatcatttatgtGTCATTTCtatgattggtccaaaattactccacaatcaaaaataataataataaacaccaACATGGCCAATCATAAAATTACACGTAgattatgttaaaatgttatcaaaaaattgttgtcaaaatatcattatccaaaaagaaaaaaccataACAGCCTAAACACATGAAAACAAACCGAATCTAACCAACGAAAGAGGACATTGAACAGAAAACCCTACAATGCACAATGacgaaaaaacaaaataaacctACACACGAATGCATAaccaaaaaagaagaaaaacctaaTTTTGACAAAAAGAGGATTCAAAAAATgcaaaacaaaggaaaaaaatgccaaaaagaaactgaaaatctAAAGCAGAAGACAAAGACGAAAATTCGCGGCCAAGGAACGACAAAACTTAGGCAAGAATAAGGGTGGAATGGTGGATTGATAAAGAATTTTCCTCCGTTAACGAGCTCTGAGAACCAAGATAGAGTTTAAACCCTAACATGAACCCGTGAAACCAAGTCTCCTAAAATGACCTTTAAACATCACTttttccatttaaaaaatattgccAATTAGACAATAACCTTTTGACACGTGTCAGTCTAAAAaacttgtaaaaaaattatcagtATATCATTACTCTTTTGCATTATTGTTGCggtaatttatgtatttttcttgttttttaatgTCTTACTCTAAATTCATCTCTAATACTATTTcacattttatatatgatttatagCCTTCTAATAGAACTACATTCCTTtctatcaaaattaaaacaacagttttgaaaaatatatattggcTCAACTTAGAAGGCACTAGAATTGATCCTTAATGTCATGCACAACTCATCTATGATTTTTCACTTAATGTATTTCCTTTCTCTTGAGGACAAAAAAATCCCTCAATATTTTACACCTTGGAGGAGTGAAATGTCTACATGGTATAATAAGAAGCTACCTTGGAGGCTAAAGTatctcaattttaattaatttttattctaatcatgtacaataattattataaatattaatatatattacacacttacacataaaaataataatatgaatgataaacatatattataaatacaacaaaaaatcaTACTTATAATCACTAACTCATAACAATGAACTTTAACTAtctattttatactttattttttcttaatgtcttattttttattttaacaaacatAATTGACATTTAaacaattcttttaaatattttaattcttttatcttacaatatatctatatatatacacacacacacacacacacacacacacacatatatatatatatatatatatatatatatatatatatatatatatatatatatatatatatatatatgcacacTCCAGCTGCACAATAACTATCTTCAACCAATAATTTCACATCATGTCCTATATTGTATCATTACCAAATGCAGTAGATGCAACGTTTTATACATATAGTTGGAATTCTCCTAAAGAAATtgaaagttattatttttcGTTGTTTTCATGTCTTTTTACTCTATTATAAAACAAGAGTTATTAGTACTCTATCTGGATTTtctgtctttattttttaaaaatatatggaaGTCTTTTAATATTGTAACTCAACTTTTTGTAACCGTATTTGTGTCTTGAGAATAATCAGTATGTTATTATTGACATTAAACAGAAATAGAAGTTGAAATAGTATTTGTATCATTTAACTAttgtatcaaaatatcataactTAGAATGGGGAGACATTTTTTTGCATTGACTGCCACCAAATGTCTCAAACCATATAAGACTACCATTTGATTCCGAGACTTTCCAAATGTCTGAAACCCCAGGAACCCTAAATATAAGGATCTGTTAAGCATTCACACCGAACATACGAAAACACGTCTAAATCAATTTATATCCTTTAGAAGAACTAGGTACAATAATTCACATGTAGTGTCTGTACTGCCCTTCTATGTTGATTGTTGCTTTCAATCTCCAAACGTCTGCATCGAGTAACCCCGATGTCAGTTCTTCTACTCAGATTCCAAGGTTAGATTATAGATTCACTAAACAATCTCTCAGTAGCATTTGGCTTAGGATCAGGAAGAAGGGTTCTATTACGCCAAGTAAGGTTTTCGTTTTAAGATTAAAGTAATGATGTgcataagaaaaaatatagaaaagaatcacaataatatattaagacttatgaaaagcagaaaagaaaatatgaattaagaaaaatgaaattttggaatatcaaatttattaaagcTAAACTCATTAAAAAGGGAAAGAAGGAAAACAAATTGCAGTAACTAAGTTTTTGTCTATAACTCAAATATGTTCTTACATAGCCAAGAATGTATCCCGTAAagatttcaaacatttttcaaacaCTTCAAAACCTTCAATCCTCAAAGTATTTGTCCTTTTTTTAACATTCGTCCTCGTTATATTCAGGAATTATAAAAACACTTAGATACTTAAGTTAGTCAACAAAcaataaatgcataattaatttaaataatttacctTGTAATAAGAGCTATTTatactttttgtatttttattatttggatGGGCCTAGGTCTATGACCCAAATACCTGTTACCCATCTAAGATTAAATGGTCTGAATATATTCTATGACTTTTATCCCTCTTAGAGCTGCCAATTTTTTTTAGCCCCAAGGCTTATAGTTAGTCCATTTTTTTTACCCATATCTTAGGGGGCTTTTCTAAAGCTCCTAGCTCCCAAAACCCCATGAAATGAGTTGTGATTGAATTAGGATCGAGTTAGTCCCCTAAACCTCAAAACATCATTGACGACAAACGGTGGTATAGGCGACGACAGCACATAGTGGAGTGAACGTCAGCACTTGACAGCAGCACACGGTGGTACAGGCGGAGTAGAAGAATCGTGAACGAGGTTAGCTTTTCTTTCAAATACTTATTGTGTTTTTTCTAAGAATTGTTATGACCCAGTTTTCCTATGAAACAAGAATTGTTGTGCTTGTGTCTTTTTCCAACTTTGTCTGACAAAAGGGTGAATGTAGATATACAAGATGGGAGGTACAGGGACAAGCAGGTTTATGTATTGTTTGATAAAAGGCTTCATAGGGTGGCAAATGGTGATGATGACAGTGATGGTTGTGGAGTCTGCTTAAAATATGCATATGCATGAGAGAGAGAAGACGTATTGTGTTTGTTGGTTGATGGTAGAGTGGAAAACATATTGAAGGGGGACCTCCCTAACAAAAAAGAGAGTgatcaaagagaaaaaaagagagggaTAACATAATGATTCACGTGTGTTGAAACCAGATGCAGATGATGAAACTTTGTTTAAAACTCTAATTAAGGATGTGCATTAGTTATAATTAACTATGTTAAACTGCTTTTAAGTCAGTGAAGTGAATGTACAAGTGACCTGATGAATGTACCAGAACTGAGTAGTTAATTATACCAATTTGAGTATTATCCTATAAAACTTGAGTTAGTTAACGTAATTATGGCTTATATTTTCCCCACTAGTTGAATTTGCAGGGTGGTGATTTTGTTAATAGAAATGGTACGTATTATGTTGTTGCATTGCCTCCTATTATGAATTATTTCTCTAGTTCTTGAAGATtgcatttaatataatatacatgatcacttttgtttatgttttatcaTTTGATCATTCAGTTGTCCGAGTTGCAAGCCATGTTCCATTTTCATGTTTGCTGTGATAATGGTAATTCCTTTCCTAAGTCAATTAGGAAATTAACAAAGCTCCTAGGCATGTATGTAGACTGGCTTGTCATTCAGTGGCAAGTATGAAAGGGATGTAATTATCTTATCAGTTAATTTGTGGATTTTACCATGATGTGGAATGtcgtaattttgaaattataaccATACTATTACATGCTTTTTTCTGTTGCTTAACTTCTTCATTTGTTCTCTTCCTTTAATTAGTTGTAGCCATACTATTACATGCATAGTTAAATTatgtagttttaatttttaataactgGAAAGATATAGTTATAGATTAgttcaatgaatttgagtttGTTTAAATAAAGATTAGAGTTGTTTAGAAGTAGgaagttaaatttatattgttctattttattgtagTACTTTTAGGCTAGTGTAAGGGCATTTTCAGATTTTGGTTTTATAGTTCTAGATAGTAGATAATTTTGGGAATGGAATCTAATGTTAAATTTAGGTTTGTTATCATAGTTATGATAATGTTTTGGTAGTTTTAGCATTAGGATATAGGTTTaggacaattttaaaattttatgcatACTACGATATCATAAGTGAGTCccattttgtttccttgttCTACCAACAAAAAAATCTCCATACTTAATGAATCCTTGAATTCTTCCCGCGATTGTCCATAGTGGTAATTGTGCCACTGCTACATTCTTTTGTTCTCTGTATTATCACCTTCAGGTTGTTCACAACAATTTCAGCCTGCTGCTGTTCGAAAAAACCTTGCTTGATTTCATGTTGTATGGAGTTCCATTAAAAAACCTTAGTGGCTTGTAAGAAGATTAAAATGATAGTATATATTTGACATTTTGGCCTGATTCTACTAATTCAAAAGTAAATGTACTTGACATTACTGTATGTTATATTGTTTGTGTTCTATGAGGCACTATTTTATTAGAGTGACCAACTTAAAAAACTAAACATCATCATTTATACACATATCTCCAACCttgataagatattgtccgttTTGGATCAAGCTTAACGGATTTGTTTTTGGTATCGTTCCAAAAGGTCTCTTACTAATAGAGGtatctatgtgtatataaactcatgttcaaCTCTTCTTTTATCTGATCTGAGACTTTGTTTGGACCCcaacaattttatttacatttgtAAGTTGGTGGGTCAATCCCTATGGAATTGAGTTTAATTGGATAACTGGGTGGGTTTGTAGAGATGCTTGTGTTATGATTCTCATCTTTGTTAAAGATTATCCTTTATCTTATGTCCATGGTGAATGTATGGTTTTTGTGAAGATATAAGATTCCATCCAATGTACCTTTTTCTTCACCAAAAAGCTCttcataatttataatctattacatgttttaatgaaagatgatagCACCATCAAATGATATCTTTGCCCCTTGTATTTCTCTTTCAAACAAGGATTGGATATGCTTTTCATTTTACACAtaggatgttttttttttcagcatttaataataaacataagCCTTCAATTGCTATATGTTTCTCTGGATAAGTGTTTCTATTATGCAGTTTAAGTTGGGTTTGAGTCTGTTATTGTAAAattggttattttttttctatttttattattatatttttctcatgCTAAAAAGAAAAGACACTAGTCCTAACCTATAGGACATTAGGATTATTTCGTCCGGTGAGCTTTTTTAATGAGAATTATTTGATTCTCTGGGTTTTTTTATCCCAATCTACATGAGCTAGGTCAAATCCTATAAAATAGGGTCCTTTTAACAGGTCTAATCCCTCTCATATATTGCCATATATCTTCCTTAATTTCTAGTTCTGTGAACACTTGTTAGTGTTATGTTATCTACATTAGAGATAACAAATTCTATGTTTCCTACCATAACATTAGATTCAGTAGTCTCCGTCAGTACTTCTTGGAAAAACCCTTTTAGCTTGTTTTTAGCAGTAGTAGGGTCCTCACACCACTGTCCTAAGTTTTTAGCACCATTAATCTCAGTCCTATATGTTCTACAATCCGTAGCATGAAAATACCTAGAGTTTGAATTACCCAATTGAATCCTGCAATTCgtagcttttatttttatctttttatagttgtaataaaagaaaaataactattataaaGTTGGTacgtaaattaaattttgattccaaACTCGTCTGCATATTTATCGAAAGTATCAGGTATCAGACCTTCCAATGTAGTGAATAGTTTAGGAACTGATGTAACAGTATCCATCATTAAATATCCATGTACTTCGTTTTTTGCTAGTTTGACTAATTGCTGTCCTTTATCTTTTATGTTTGATATTGCCATTACCCGTAACAAGATTTCTTATTTACTATATGGTTAACGTTTTCAGAAGAATATTAGAGAAAGGTCATTTTTCATATCAAGTTTTTGCAAACATAACAATTTCTTAATAAGTCAATCGATGATGCATGTATTAAACACTAGCATTATAAATCGAACatatttataggtaaaatatatttattgacttTTGGATATTCTGGATCGTGATTAggtcaatattaattaaaagctCATACAAAGGTATAAAGTAAGGAGGTGAATGATTgcatttattatgaatttatgaCTTTGTTGTGATAATCGATCAGACACATAAGTGACTTAAGCATCATAGTGTCTTTGATAGGTATCCACTCGCTCAACATGAAGTTGAAGATCAAGAACTAGGGATAACTTTGTGATGGAAACCTAAGACGATGTTAGAGAATTAGGAGAAAAGTGTGGAGTGTTTTGATTGTGATTCTCGACCCTACATCCAAAACATTTCGGCACTCAAACATGAATGTGAAGGACCCGACAAAGATGATCAAAGCCTTGCAGCAACAAATGCCGGAAATGTAGCAATGATATGAGGGAGAACTGGCAGCCTTAAGGGTCGAGAATGCGGCAAGGGCCAAACTAGAGAAATTGACTGAAGACAAAAATTTGACTGTTCAAGTAGAACAAACTTCCCAACACTCTGTCTCAATAGGGGCTGACCAGCCTACGGGAACTAGGCTAAGGACAACACCCTAAGAATCATTCAGGAGGATTGCACAGGGGCTTGTAAGGAGCGCAATTCAATGCAAATAGAGCACACATATGAAATGTTGTCGTTTGTCTCGGAAATCATGGAGGTCCATATCTCTGAGTAATTTTTTTCGCATAATTTCAAAATGTATGATGGGTCAACCAATCCCGAGGAGTATCTCAAAATGTTCATCAATAGGATGACATTTCAAACGAAGAGTGACGTCATTTGGTGCAGGGCCTTTTCCTTATCACTCGAAGGGGAAGCCTTAAAATGGTTTAACTCCCTACCACCCAACTTAGTGGAGAACTTCTCTAGTATTCGAAATCTATTCGGCCAATAGTTCGCAAGAAGCCAAACGACAGACTTAATCACCTTGGCCTTGATGAGCCTCAAACAGGACAAGGAAATGGATCGCTATCAGAAAATCGTTCGACAGATAAAAAATATACGCCCTGAGTTCACTCTTCAGCACATTATGACAACTCTTAAGCCAGGACCATTCATGAACAATTTGTGTCACAAGCCACTGATGACAATGGAATAGATTAGGGAGAGAGCACGACAAGATATAAAGGTAGAAATGCAAAAATCTAGGAGGAAGCAGCACCAGGAGGTGAAAAAAAATCGAATGGTAGAAGGGAGAAATCGAGCGGTACATGCCTGAAGGACGTCCCACAAAGGCCCTATTTCACCTAATACACTCCCCTGAACGCACCCTGGGTGAAGATCTTGTAAGAGGCATTGAGTACCGACTTGATAGTTGCGCCAAAAAGAAGACCTACTCCTTCGGGGGCAAACGCCAAAAACATTGTCTGTACCACAAGAATATGGATCACACTACAAAGGAGTGGTGACCCTAAAAGGCAAGATATAGAAGGTTAAGACAGAAGCCCATAGAGGCGGAGTCTGGAGAGAAGGCAACACCTTCACTACGTTAGGTACTTACTGGTCGGGACAATGTGTTACTCCGTCGATCGTGCCTTAATGTGTTCGGGGAATTGTCTCCACTCCACATCTAGCAATGAAGTTTCCATTAGATACAGGGACAATCTGCATGGTCTATTAAAAATTCGATTTTCTTTAAACATTTCTTCGAAGTGAATGAGTAAAATTGAGTAAGGATGAGAATATTCATACAAgcaatttttatactggttcgaatcaaaagattctacgtctagTTGTTAAACACTTTAAAAtgagtgattaacttttcattaAAAAGTAGTTCAAAATACAATATGGAATGAATACAAGATGGattataaaacacctctcttaaCTAATAAGAGATGATAAAACACTTTCTTTCGACACACAAGGGAATGAATAGCTTGATTCTACTTGGCAGAGAACCAATTCCAACTCAGACACACTAAGCAATGCTTCTCCTTCTTTAAGCACTGAATTTTAAGCTCTCTTAAACACTTAAAGTTTCCTCAGACTTTCTCTGTACTTTGTTATAGTTTAAGTATGCTTTTAAGAACAATGAAGAACATTATTTATAGTCCAAGATTCAAGCTTGGTCAGTACCTGAAAAGACAGCTCCTAACTACTAGTGATAATGGATTATCtaaagtgataatcaattattgttgGTCGTTATAAAGGTTTTTAAATcgatgataattgattatccttagtggtaattgattattgtcGAACCTTGGTCAATCATATCTTTcgatgataattgattattctgagagataatcgattattgtcgaaTTGAAGTGTTTTTTGGTTTTACacatgataatcaattattttaagatgtaattgattattgtcGCATGATAGCAATACTAAAAAGCAATTTACAATGCTTTTTTTGGTTTACTAATGATATCAAAACCTACTATAAAGTATTCtacaacaaaaatgttttaa harbors:
- the LOC108334949 gene encoding transcription factor MYB30, which gives rise to MDSRRRQEAPRLRSEAWSWKLAFSACQSGWSIIAAHLPQRTDNEIKNYWNTNIKKRLIRMGLDPITHKTIKQNTFEPFGVGHDQSKDTTNISHVAQWEGARLEAEARGSQLQVIGSGSSQLSGLILSKIPTEPYLSSHSVSTENNTAYNMYALVLATNNDFRSSVSTLSIPMLPGVSNTPHIRNKESSLSYKSDNSIMGASGQSQKEIEGWVSNLQYDIVVAVEAFRTARSESIDELFNEYTSI